A genomic region of Candidatus Pseudomonas phytovorans contains the following coding sequences:
- a CDS encoding NAD(P)/FAD-dependent oxidoreductase, which yields MTLNNLEIDTLVVGAGQAGVAISEHLNKLGVPHLVLERNRIAEAWRSGRWDSLVANGPVWHDRFPGLEFNLDADAFAGKEQVADYFEQYVRKYNLPVRTGIEVKRVVRNSDRPGFTIETNEGVIRANRVVAATGPFQKPVIPAIAPKDSNLHQIHSAAYFNPEQLPEGAVLVVGAGSSGVQIAEELMRAGRQVYLSVGAHDRPPRAYRNRDFCWWLGVLGEWDAEIAKPSREHVTIAVSGARGGHTVDFRALAHQGMTLVGLTQSFENGVARFQDNLVENINRGDENYLALLDAADAYIESNGLDLPEEPEARTRLADPACMSNPLRELDLAKAGITSIIWATGYGVDFSWLQVDTFDANGKPQHQRGVAREPGVYFLGLPWLSRRGSSFIWGVWHDAKHVAGHIATQRTYLAYRDREQREADEQQANTISNVSTLGAH from the coding sequence ATGACACTGAACAACCTCGAAATCGACACGCTCGTCGTCGGCGCCGGCCAGGCCGGCGTGGCCATCAGCGAACACCTGAACAAGCTTGGCGTGCCGCACCTGGTGCTGGAGCGCAACCGCATCGCCGAGGCCTGGCGCTCAGGCCGCTGGGACTCGCTGGTGGCCAACGGCCCGGTCTGGCACGACCGCTTCCCGGGCCTGGAATTCAACCTCGACGCCGACGCCTTCGCAGGCAAAGAACAGGTGGCCGACTACTTCGAGCAGTACGTACGCAAGTACAACCTGCCAGTACGCACCGGCATCGAAGTGAAGCGCGTGGTGCGCAACAGCGATCGGCCTGGCTTCACCATCGAAACCAACGAAGGGGTTATTCGCGCCAATCGTGTAGTCGCTGCTACCGGCCCGTTCCAGAAGCCGGTGATCCCGGCCATCGCGCCTAAAGACAGTAACCTGCACCAGATCCACTCCGCCGCCTACTTCAACCCTGAGCAGTTGCCCGAAGGCGCGGTGCTGGTGGTGGGGGCCGGTTCTTCCGGGGTGCAGATCGCCGAAGAACTGATGCGCGCAGGCCGCCAGGTGTACCTGTCGGTCGGTGCCCACGACCGCCCGCCACGGGCCTACCGCAACCGCGACTTCTGCTGGTGGCTGGGTGTGCTGGGTGAATGGGACGCAGAAATCGCCAAGCCCAGCCGCGAGCACGTGACCATCGCCGTCAGCGGCGCCCGCGGTGGCCACACCGTAGACTTCCGTGCCCTTGCCCACCAAGGCATGACCCTGGTCGGCCTGACCCAGTCGTTCGAGAACGGCGTGGCGCGCTTCCAGGACAACTTGGTCGAGAACATCAACCGCGGCGACGAAAACTACCTGGCCCTGCTGGACGCCGCCGATGCCTACATCGAAAGCAACGGCCTGGACCTGCCGGAAGAACCCGAAGCCCGCACACGCCTGGCCGACCCGGCCTGCATGAGCAACCCGCTGCGTGAGCTGGACCTGGCCAAGGCCGGCATCACCAGCATCATCTGGGCCACCGGTTACGGCGTGGACTTCAGCTGGCTGCAGGTGGACACCTTCGATGCCAACGGCAAGCCCCAGCACCAGCGCGGCGTGGCCCGCGAACCTGGCGTGTACTTCCTTGGCCTGCCGTGGCTGTCGCGCCGTGGTTCTTCTTTCATCTGGGGCGTATGGCACGACGCCAAGCACGTCGCCGGCCACATCGCCACGCAACGCACCTACCTGGCCTACCGCGACCGCGAGCAGCGCGAAGCGGATGAGCAGCAAGCCAACACGATCAGCAACGTCAGCACCCTCGGAGCCCACTGA
- a CDS encoding TIM barrel protein, which produces MNGLGVAHLTALALAPARLVREARRAGFSAVGLRLHPVMAGALAYPVAAGSQSMRELRGVLAGEGVRVTDIEFVSLTAHTRVADYQALLAAGAELGAQSLTVSGDDEDVARLTGNFAVLCEMARGHGLRVDLEFMRWRPVATLQQACAVVAGAGQGNGGVLIDALHLFRSGGQVSDIAAVDPRWLRAVQLCDAPMLAPAEALIIPEAREGRLLPGQGQLPLAALLAALPGDMDISVEVPSAGLPAEQRLQAAAQVTHAWLHGRRPVPPAAQVAGHS; this is translated from the coding sequence TTGAATGGCCTGGGCGTGGCGCACCTGACGGCGCTGGCGCTGGCGCCGGCAAGGCTGGTACGCGAGGCACGCCGCGCCGGGTTCAGTGCGGTGGGGCTGCGCCTGCACCCGGTGATGGCGGGTGCGCTGGCCTACCCGGTTGCGGCCGGTAGCCAGTCGATGCGCGAGCTGCGGGGCGTGCTGGCAGGTGAAGGCGTGCGTGTGACGGACATCGAGTTTGTGTCGCTGACGGCGCACACCCGGGTTGCGGACTACCAGGCGCTGTTGGCCGCAGGTGCCGAGCTGGGCGCGCAGAGCTTGACAGTGTCCGGCGACGATGAAGATGTTGCGCGGTTGACCGGCAACTTCGCAGTGCTGTGTGAAATGGCGCGTGGCCATGGCCTGCGCGTTGACCTGGAGTTCATGCGCTGGCGGCCGGTGGCGACTTTGCAACAGGCTTGCGCGGTGGTGGCCGGGGCGGGGCAGGGCAACGGTGGTGTGCTGATCGATGCCTTGCACCTGTTCCGCTCCGGTGGCCAAGTGTCCGACATCGCGGCAGTCGACCCGCGTTGGCTGCGTGCGGTGCAACTGTGTGATGCACCGATGTTGGCGCCCGCTGAGGCGCTGATCATCCCGGAGGCGCGCGAGGGCCGTTTGCTGCCGGGGCAAGGGCAGCTGCCGCTGGCAGCATTGCTGGCGGCATTGCCGGGGGACATGGACATCAGCGTGGAAGTACCGTCTGCCGGCTTGCCTGCTGAACAGCGGCTGCAAGCGGCGGCGCAGGTAACCCATGCCTGGCTGCATGGCAGGCGACCGGTGCCGCCCGCTGCGCAGGTTGCCGGTCACTCCTGA
- a CDS encoding amino acid permease, which yields MSSATEGKLNVWSLTALVVGSMVGAGIFSLPATFGRATGGLGAIIAWCIAGLGMLMLAFVFQTLARRRPDLDSGIYAYASAGFGSYLGFASAFGFWAGTCIGNVSYFILIKSTLGAFFPVFGEGNTVAAIAVSSVLLWAFHFLVLRGVQQAAVINSIATVAKMIPILVFIVVIIAAFDSELFNQNFWGTAAIGPVVDLAHLDDYGRVGHAAAELLPPGESLFEQVRSTMLVTVFVFLGIEGASVYSRYARNRRDVGIATVLGFVGVLCLLVLITLLSYGVMLRPELAGLRQPSMAGVLESIVGRWGAIFISIGLIISVLGAYLSWTLLAAEVLYSAAHDQAMPAFLTRQNPQQVPSAALWLTTLFVQLFLLLTWFTEYAFTLALELTSSLTLIPYLMVAAYALKLAVRRETYENDTAERGKDLLVALLATAYAVLMVWAGGMKYLLLSAVIYGPGTVLYIMARMEQQRQVFNGFERAVFAVVVLGAVIAVYGLVTGSIEI from the coding sequence ATGAGCAGCGCAACGGAAGGCAAACTCAACGTCTGGTCGCTCACCGCCCTGGTGGTAGGCTCCATGGTCGGCGCCGGCATCTTCTCCCTGCCCGCCACATTCGGCCGCGCCACCGGTGGCCTCGGTGCAATCATCGCATGGTGTATCGCCGGCCTTGGCATGCTGATGCTGGCTTTCGTGTTCCAGACCCTCGCCCGCCGCCGCCCGGACCTGGACTCGGGTATCTACGCCTACGCGAGCGCCGGTTTTGGCAGCTACCTGGGCTTTGCCTCGGCCTTCGGCTTCTGGGCCGGCACCTGCATCGGCAACGTGTCGTATTTCATCCTGATCAAGTCGACACTCGGCGCATTCTTCCCGGTGTTCGGCGAGGGCAACACAGTAGCGGCCATTGCCGTGTCGTCAGTGCTGCTGTGGGCCTTCCACTTTCTGGTACTGCGCGGCGTACAACAGGCGGCGGTGATCAACAGCATCGCCACCGTGGCGAAGATGATCCCGATTCTGGTGTTCATCGTGGTCATCATCGCCGCCTTCGACAGCGAGCTGTTCAACCAGAACTTCTGGGGCACCGCTGCAATCGGCCCGGTAGTCGACCTGGCACACCTCGACGACTACGGCCGCGTCGGGCATGCCGCCGCCGAGTTGCTGCCACCCGGTGAATCGCTGTTCGAGCAGGTACGCAGCACCATGCTGGTGACCGTGTTCGTGTTCCTGGGCATCGAAGGCGCCAGCGTGTATTCACGCTATGCACGCAACCGCCGCGATGTCGGCATCGCCACGGTGCTTGGTTTTGTCGGCGTGCTGTGCCTGCTGGTGCTGATCACCTTGCTCAGCTATGGCGTGATGCTGCGCCCGGAGCTGGCCGGGCTGCGTCAACCATCCATGGCCGGGGTACTGGAGTCGATTGTCGGGCGCTGGGGGGCGATCTTCATCAGCATCGGCCTGATCATCTCGGTACTCGGGGCTTACCTCTCATGGACCCTGCTGGCGGCAGAAGTGCTGTATTCGGCCGCCCATGACCAGGCCATGCCGGCCTTTCTTACCCGGCAGAACCCGCAACAGGTGCCCTCGGCGGCGCTATGGCTGACCACCTTGTTCGTGCAGTTGTTCCTGCTGCTGACATGGTTCACCGAGTATGCCTTTACCCTGGCGCTGGAGCTGACCAGTTCGTTGACCTTGATCCCGTACCTGATGGTGGCGGCTTATGCGCTGAAGCTGGCGGTACGCCGGGAGACCTATGAAAACGACACAGCCGAACGCGGCAAGGACCTGCTGGTAGCCCTGCTTGCAACCGCCTATGCGGTGCTGATGGTTTGGGCGGGCGGGATGAAGTACCTGCTGCTGTCGGCGGTGATCTATGGGCCGGGGACGGTGCTGTACATCATGGCGCGGATGGAGCAGCAGCGGCAGGTGTTCAACGGGTTCGAGCGGGCGGTTTTTGCGGTGGTGGTGCTGGGGGCAGTGATTGCCGTTTATGGGTTGGTCACTGGATCAATCGAAATCTGA
- a CDS encoding RidA family protein — protein sequence MPTHTRIRMFNTKVTYPNQTLDNDLCQAVRAGNTIYVRGQVGTDFEGKLVGLGDPQAQAEQAMKNVKQLLEEAGSDLSHIVKTTTYITDPRFREPVYKEVGKWLKGVFPISTGLVVAGLAQAEWLMEIDVIAVVPDQE from the coding sequence ATGCCTACCCATACTCGCATCCGCATGTTCAACACCAAGGTCACCTACCCCAACCAGACCCTGGACAACGACCTGTGCCAGGCTGTACGGGCCGGTAATACCATTTATGTACGCGGCCAGGTCGGTACCGACTTCGAAGGCAAGCTGGTGGGCCTGGGTGACCCTCAGGCACAGGCCGAACAGGCGATGAAGAACGTCAAGCAGTTGCTTGAAGAAGCCGGCTCGGACCTGTCGCACATCGTCAAGACCACCACCTACATCACCGACCCGCGCTTCCGCGAGCCGGTGTACAAGGAAGTGGGCAAGTGGCTGAAGGGTGTGTTCCCGATCTCCACCGGGCTGGTGGTGGCCGGGTTGGCCCAGGCCGAGTGGCTGATGGAGATCGACGTGATCGCCGTGGTACCGGATCAGGAGTGA
- the argE gene encoding acetylornithine deacetylase → MSEFASRTLLARLIGFATVSRDSNLALIGFIRDYLADLGVECELFHNPEGTKANLFATIGPKDVGGVVLSGHTDVVPVDGQAWTVEPFALSERDGRLYGRGTADMKGFIASVLAAVPAFLAQPLRMPVHLAFSYDEEVGCLGVRSMLAALEQRPYKPRLCLIGEPTELKPVLGHKGKLAMRCQVHGAACHSAYAPYGVNAIEYAAKLIGKLGDIGDALALPEHHDERFDPPFSTVQTGVIKGGRALNIVPAECEFDFEVRALPGFEAQAVADQLQTYAEAELLPRMRKVHADSDIRLEALSAYPGLATPEDSEAARLVALLSGSDEFGTVAFGTEGGLFDQAGIPTVVCGPGSMDQGHKPDEFVSVEQLQGCDAMLLRLVDYLKQD, encoded by the coding sequence ATGAGTGAATTTGCCAGCCGCACGCTGCTGGCGCGGCTGATCGGCTTTGCCACGGTCAGCCGCGACTCCAACTTGGCCCTGATCGGCTTCATCCGCGATTATCTGGCCGATCTGGGGGTAGAGTGCGAGCTGTTCCATAACCCGGAGGGCACCAAGGCCAACCTGTTTGCCACCATCGGTCCCAAGGATGTGGGTGGTGTAGTGCTGTCCGGGCATACCGATGTGGTGCCGGTGGACGGCCAGGCCTGGACGGTCGAGCCGTTTGCGCTCAGCGAACGCGATGGCCGCCTTTATGGGCGTGGCACAGCTGATATGAAAGGCTTCATCGCGTCGGTGCTGGCAGCTGTGCCCGCGTTCCTCGCCCAGCCGCTGCGCATGCCGGTGCACCTGGCGTTCTCCTACGACGAAGAGGTCGGTTGCCTGGGCGTGCGCTCGATGCTCGCGGCGCTGGAGCAGCGCCCGTACAAACCAAGGCTGTGCCTGATTGGCGAACCCACCGAACTGAAACCGGTGCTGGGGCACAAGGGCAAGCTGGCGATGCGCTGCCAGGTGCACGGTGCAGCTTGCCACTCGGCGTATGCACCGTATGGCGTGAATGCCATCGAGTACGCGGCGAAGCTGATCGGCAAGCTGGGCGATATCGGCGATGCCCTGGCCTTGCCGGAGCATCATGACGAGCGCTTCGACCCGCCATTCTCCACGGTGCAGACCGGGGTGATCAAAGGGGGCAGGGCGTTGAACATCGTGCCGGCCGAGTGCGAGTTCGATTTCGAAGTGCGCGCCTTGCCGGGGTTTGAAGCACAGGCGGTGGCCGACCAGTTACAGACGTATGCTGAAGCGGAGTTGCTGCCGCGCATGCGCAAGGTCCACGCCGACAGTGACATTCGCCTGGAAGCGCTGAGTGCCTACCCTGGGCTGGCCACACCGGAGGACAGCGAAGCTGCGCGGCTGGTGGCGTTGCTCAGTGGCTCGGATGAATTCGGCACGGTGGCGTTTGGTACCGAAGGCGGGCTGTTCGACCAGGCGGGCATTCCGACCGTAGTGTGTGGACCTGGCAGCATGGACCAAGGCCACAAGCCGGATGAATTTGTCAGTGTCGAACAGTTGCAGGGCTGTGATGCCATGCTGCTCAGGCTGGTGGATTACCTTAAGCAGGATTGA
- a CDS encoding DUF1028 domain-containing protein, whose amino-acid sequence MTFSIIGRCQETGQVGIAISSSSIAVGARCPWVRAGVGAVSTQNITLPALGPQILDALEQGQLPPAAVLDRVLSANGWSEYRQVTVIDSHGQVALFTGREALGTHNAVAGEQCAAAGNLLSSTQVIEAMVAAFEQAGGHLADRLLAAMHAAMAAGGEAGPVHSAALKIAGELTWPLVDLRVDWAETDPIGVLDGLWQAYRPQMQDYVTRALNPTAAPTYGVPGDE is encoded by the coding sequence ATGACCTTCTCCATCATCGGCCGCTGCCAGGAAACCGGCCAGGTCGGCATCGCCATCAGTTCGTCGAGCATCGCCGTGGGCGCCCGCTGCCCTTGGGTGCGTGCGGGTGTCGGCGCTGTTTCCACGCAGAACATCACCTTGCCGGCGCTGGGACCACAGATTCTTGATGCCCTGGAGCAGGGCCAGTTGCCGCCCGCTGCTGTGCTGGACCGGGTGCTGAGCGCCAATGGCTGGAGCGAGTACCGCCAGGTCACGGTAATCGACAGCCACGGCCAGGTGGCGCTGTTCACCGGTCGCGAGGCATTGGGCACGCACAACGCCGTGGCCGGTGAGCAATGTGCGGCGGCGGGTAACCTGTTGTCTTCGACCCAGGTGATCGAAGCGATGGTCGCGGCCTTCGAACAGGCCGGCGGGCACCTGGCTGACCGTTTGCTGGCGGCCATGCACGCGGCGATGGCCGCAGGTGGCGAAGCCGGGCCGGTGCACTCGGCGGCGTTGAAGATTGCTGGCGAGCTGACCTGGCCACTGGTGGACTTGCGGGTGGACTGGGCCGAAACCGATCCGATCGGTGTGCTCGACGGCCTGTGGCAAGCGTACCGCCCGCAGATGCAGGATTACGTTACCCGCGCCCTCAACCCGACCGCCGCGCCAACCTACGGGGTGCCGGGCGATGAGTGA